In Streptomyces liangshanensis, the DNA window GCCGAGGGCACCCGGGTGGTCCTGGAGGGCGAGCACTGGGTGGCGTTCGTGCCGTACGCCGCGCACTGGCCGTACGAGATCCACCTCTACCCCAAGCACCGCGTCCCCGACCTGCGGACCCTGGACGACGCCGCCCGCGAGGAGTTCCCCCGGATCTACCTCGAACTCCTGAAGCGCTTCGACCGGATCTTCGGCGACGCCGAACCGCCGACCCCGTACATCGCCGCCTGGCACCAGGCGCCCTTCCGGGCCGAGGGGCGCGACGACTTCGCCCTGCACCTGGAGCTTTTCACCGTGCGCCGTACGTCCGGCAAGCTGAAGTTCCTCGCGGGCTCCGAATCCGGCATGAGCGTGTTCATCAACGACGTGCCACCGGAGAACGCGGCCGCGCGATTGCGAGAGGTAGCGAGCAAGTGAGCAAGAAGTACCTGGTCACAGGTGGTGCCGGATACGTCGGCGGCGTGGTGGCGACCCACCTGCTGGAAGCCGGCCACGAGGTGACCGTCCTCGACGACCTCTCCACCGGATTCCGCGAAGCGGTCCCGGCGGGCGCGAAGTTCATCGAGGGCCGCGTTCACGACGCCTCCGAATGGCTGGACTCCTCGTACGACGCCGTCCTCCACTTCGCCGCCTCCTCGCAGGTCGCCGAATCGGTCGCCAAGCCCGAGAAGTACTGGGAGAACAACGTCGTCGGCTCCTTCGCGCTGCTCGGCGCGATGCGCGCCGCCGGGGTGCGCACGCTGGTGTTCTCGTCCACGGCGGCGACGTACGGCGAACCGGTCTCCACGCCCATCACGGAGAGCGACCCGACCGCGCCGACCAACCCCTACGGCGCGACGAAGCTCACCGTCGACCACATGATCGCCTCGGAGTGCGCCGCGCACGGCCTCGCCGCCGTCTCGCTGCGGTACTTCAACGTGGCGGGCGCCTACGGCAGCGCGGGGGAGCGGCACGACCCCGAGTCCCACCTCATCCCCCTCGTGCTCCAGGTCGCCGCCGGGAAGCGCGAGTCCATCTCCGTCTACGGCGAGGACTACCCGACCCCGGACGGTACGTGCGTCCGCGACTACATCCACGTCGCGGACCTCGCCGAGGCCCACCTGAGCGCGCTGGACGCGGCGGTCAAGGGCGAGCACCTGGTGTGCAACCTCGGCAACGGCAGCGGGTTCTCGGTCCGCGAGGTCATCGAGACGGTACGGAAGGTCACGGGCCACCCGGTCCCGGAGGTCGTGGCCGCGCGCCGCGACGGCGACCCGGCCGTGCTCGTCGCGTCCGCCGAGACCGCGCGCACGCGGCTCGGCTGGACGCCCAGTCGCCCGGACCTGGGCGGCATCGTCGCGGACGCGTGGGCGTTCGCACGGCGCGGGGAGACACAGGAGTGAGCGTGGCGGAAAGTGGCACGGTGGCCGGACAGTTCCAGGCCCTCTACGGGTCCCGGCCCGACGGGGTCTGGTCGGCGCCGGGACGGGTCAACCTCATCGGTGAGTACACCGACTTCAACGACGGCTTCGTGATGCCGCTCGCGCTGCCGCACACCACGGTCGCCGCGGTCTCCCGCCGTACGGACGGAGTCCTGCGCCTGCACTCCGCGGACGTCTCCCAGGGCGTCGTGCAACTCTCCGTCGAGGCCCTCGAACCCCGCGCGGACACCGGCTGGGCCGCGTACCCGGCCGGAGTCGTCTGGGCACTGCGCGCCGCCGGGCACCC includes these proteins:
- the galE gene encoding UDP-glucose 4-epimerase GalE is translated as MSKKYLVTGGAGYVGGVVATHLLEAGHEVTVLDDLSTGFREAVPAGAKFIEGRVHDASEWLDSSYDAVLHFAASSQVAESVAKPEKYWENNVVGSFALLGAMRAAGVRTLVFSSTAATYGEPVSTPITESDPTAPTNPYGATKLTVDHMIASECAAHGLAAVSLRYFNVAGAYGSAGERHDPESHLIPLVLQVAAGKRESISVYGEDYPTPDGTCVRDYIHVADLAEAHLSALDAAVKGEHLVCNLGNGSGFSVREVIETVRKVTGHPVPEVVAARRDGDPAVLVASAETARTRLGWTPSRPDLGGIVADAWAFARRGETQE